Part of the candidate division KSB1 bacterium genome is shown below.
AATTTGTGTCTCCGCTTTGTGGGAAACAGGCAAGATGCGGAGGACCTGGCACAGGAGGCTTTCATACGAGTGTTTCAGGCAGCGCCAAATTATGAGGTAAAAGCGGCATTCACCACTTGGCTGTATCGCATCACCGTCAATTTATGCCTGAACCACCAGCGTCATAAAAAAATTTTGCGGTTTTTCTCTTTGGAACAGCCCAAAGCTGCGCATCATTCCTCCCAACCTCGCTTGCCAGACTTTCCAGATAAACAACGACCCGACACAGAATTTGAAAAGAAGGAATTGCAATCCATCATCCAGCGAGCGATTCAATCACTGCCAGAGAATCAACGCAGCGTTCTGATATTGCATCGCTATCAGAATTTATCTTATAA
Proteins encoded:
- a CDS encoding RNA polymerase sigma-70 factor, with translation MLLLKSGDEQAFRELVERHKLSVLNLCLRFVGNRQDAEDLAQEAFIRVFQAAPNYEVKAAFTTWLYRITVNLCLNHQRHKKILRFFSLEQPKAAHHSSQPRLPDFPDKQRPDTEFEKKELQSIIQRAIQSLPENQRSVLILHRYQNLSYKEIAEVLGTSVSAVESRLHRAKGSLRKKLESILEVQR